A part of Dermacentor variabilis isolate Ectoservices chromosome 10, ASM5094787v1, whole genome shotgun sequence genomic DNA contains:
- the LOC142560128 gene encoding uncharacterized protein LOC142560128 — translation MWRLRTGILTVHRQPHVAKVALPLLPSDSPAPQFRRCIAMANDGGLVLVTGASGFIALHVVRALLKQGFRVRGTVRDANNDAKTKPLRSCYPEAQHPVELAEADLLDDAGWADAVRGCQLVVHVASPFPNAEPGHPDEVIRPAVEGTRRVLKFASEAGTVRRVVLTSTMGAVHGEVDTPADREYDENDWTNVDFKGLETYAKSKTLAEKAAWDFVNALPAAKRFELVTVNPSLVFGPPLHGTYGTSIEVVKRLLDKSTPLIPYVNFAVCDVRDVAKAHVQALIVPEAAGQRHIINSGNIWLKEIAHTLREELCSQGYYIPFLSAPNIGLWLVGFVDRSAKMLYPRVGKVFKFSNKRMREVLKVEPRPIKESILDTAHGLIQAGVIHEAPKYVRKELRLD, via the coding sequence ATGTGGCGGCTCAGAACCGGTATTTTGACAGTTCACCGCCAGCCCCACGTCGCGAAGGTAGCGCTGCCGCTTCTCCCGTCCGACTCTCCCGCTCCCCAGTTTCGCCGCTGCATCGCGATGGCCAACGACGGTGGATTGGTGCTCGTCACCGGGGCCTCCGGCTTCATAGCGCTTCACGTGGTGCGAGCCCTGCTCAAGCAGGGCTTCCGAGTGCGTGGCACGGTCCGCGATGCCAACAACGACGCCAAGACCAAGCCCCTCCGGTCCTGCTACCCGGAGGCACAGCACCCCGTGGAACTGGCCGAGGCCGACCTCCTGGACGACGCCGGGTGGGCCGACGCCGTCAGGGGCTGCCAGCTCGTCGTCCACGTGGCGTCTCCGTTCCCGAACGCCGAGCCGGGCCACCCCGACGAGGTGATCCGACCGGCCGTCGAGGGCACACGGCGCGTGCTCAAGTTCGCCTCCGAGGCCGGCACCGTCCGGCGCGTGGTCCTCACCAGCACCATGGGCGCCGTCCACGGGGAGGTGGACACTCCGGCCGATCGCGAGTACGACGAGAACGACTGGACCAACGTGGACTTCAAGGGCCTGGAGACGTACGCCAAGAGCAAGACCCTCGCCGAGAAGGCGGCCTGGGACTTCGTCAACGCGCTGCCGGCCGCCAAGCGCTTCGAGCTGGTCACCGTCAACCCGTCGCTGGTGTTCGGCCCGCCGCTGCACGGCACGTACGGCACGAGCATCGAGGTCGTCAAGCGACTGCTGGACAAGTCGACGCCCCTGATCCCGTACGTCAACTTCGCCGTGTGCGACGTTCGCGACGTGGCCAAGGCGCACGTCCAGGCCCTGATCGTGCCCGAGGCGGCCGGTCAGCGGCACATCATCAACTCGGGCAACATCTGGCTCAAGGAGATCGCGCACACCCTCCGCGAGGAACTGTGCAGCCAGGGCTACTACATTCCCTTCCTGTCGGCCCCCAACATCGGTCTCTGGCTCGTCGGCTTCGTGGACCGGTCGGCCAAGATGCTCTACCCTCGGGTCGGCAAGGTGTTCAAGTTCTCCAACAAGCGCATGCGCGAGGTGCTCAAGGTCGAGCCGAGGCCCATCAAGGAGTCCATTCTGGACACGGCCCACGGTCTCATCCAAGCCGGCGTCATACACGAAGCGCCCAAGTACGTCCGCAAGGAGCTGCGCCTGGATTGA